In Nakamurella antarctica, the following are encoded in one genomic region:
- the dapD gene encoding 2,3,4,5-tetrahydropyridine-2,6-dicarboxylate N-succinyltransferase: MTDLQGAFGVGLATVTAAGTILDVWYPKPVLGRETADAHIDLSAAERTDAIREVRLCVVRTEITDLADAAVDTADVYLRLHLLSTRLVKPRSINLDGIFALLPNNVWTNLGPVPAENIDTVRLAAAIAGTRLSVYGVDKFPRMTDYVVPSGVRIAHADRVRLGAHLAAGTTVMHEGFCNFNAGTLGSSMVEGRISQGVLVGDGSDIGGGASIMGTLSGGGSTVVSIGERCLLGANAGVGISLGDDCIVEAGLYVTAGTKLHLLEGKSTRVMKAADLSGRSGLLFRRNSINGSVEALPRAGSWGGLNVALHAGQ; the protein is encoded by the coding sequence ATGACCGATCTGCAGGGCGCCTTCGGCGTCGGACTCGCCACCGTCACCGCCGCCGGGACAATTCTTGACGTCTGGTATCCCAAGCCGGTGCTGGGCAGGGAAACCGCCGATGCCCACATTGATCTTTCCGCTGCAGAACGCACCGATGCCATTCGCGAGGTGCGGCTATGTGTGGTCCGCACCGAGATCACCGACCTTGCGGACGCCGCAGTCGACACTGCCGACGTCTATCTCCGGTTGCACCTGCTCTCGACAAGATTAGTAAAGCCGCGCAGCATCAACCTGGACGGTATCTTTGCCCTGCTGCCCAACAACGTGTGGACAAATCTTGGCCCCGTCCCTGCGGAGAACATCGATACTGTGCGTCTGGCAGCAGCGATTGCGGGTACTCGACTCTCTGTCTACGGTGTCGACAAGTTCCCTCGGATGACGGACTACGTCGTGCCTTCCGGGGTCCGGATCGCCCACGCCGATCGCGTGCGGCTGGGCGCGCATCTCGCTGCGGGAACCACCGTCATGCACGAGGGCTTTTGTAACTTCAACGCCGGGACACTCGGTAGCTCCATGGTGGAAGGACGAATTTCGCAAGGGGTACTAGTCGGCGACGGCAGCGACATCGGCGGCGGCGCCTCGATTATGGGAACATTGTCCGGCGGCGGCAGCACAGTCGTGTCGATCGGCGAGCGCTGCCTCCTCGGTGCGAACGCGGGAGTCGGTATCAGCCTTGGCGACGACTGCATCGTGGAAGCTGGCCTCTACGTCACAGCCGGCACAAAACTGCACCTCCTGGAAGGCAAATCCACCAGGGTGATGAAGGCTGCCGACTTGTCGGGTCGCTCGGGATTGCTCTTTCGCCGCAACTCCATCAACGGCAGTGTCGAAGCCCTGCCTCGCGCTGGCTCCTGGGGGGGACTCAACGTCGCATTGCACGCTGGTCAATAG